A window of the Dioscorea cayenensis subsp. rotundata cultivar TDr96_F1 chromosome 14, TDr96_F1_v2_PseudoChromosome.rev07_lg8_w22 25.fasta, whole genome shotgun sequence genome harbors these coding sequences:
- the LOC120275968 gene encoding isocitrate dehydrogenase [NAD] catalytic subunit 5, mitochondrial-like: MAVRHLLRRSSLDRFSARLFSSAASAPRPIRATLFPGDGIGPEIAESVKQVFNAAEVPIEWEEHFVGNKVDPRTESFLTWESLESVRRNGVGLKGPMATPIGKGHRSLNLTLRKELGLYANVRPCYSLPGYKTRYDDVNLVTIRENTEGEYSGLEHQVVRGVVESVKIITRQASSRVAEYAFHYAKTNGRQRVSVVHKANIMRKTDGLFLKCCREVAKKYPDITYEEVVIDNCCMMLVKNPTLFDVLVMPNLYGDIISDLCAGLIGGLGLTPSCNIGEGGIALAEAVHGSAPDIAGKNLANPTALLLSGVAMLRHLKLTDKADRIHDAILNTIAEGKHRTVDLGGTSTTTDFTKAVCDHL; this comes from the exons ATGGCTGTTCGTCACCTCCTTCGCCGGAGCTCGCTGGATCGCTTCTCGGCTCGTCTCTTCTCCTCCGCTGCGTCCGCTCCCCGCCCGATCCGCGCCACCCTCTTCCCCGGAGACGGTATCGGTCCCGAGATCGCCGAATCCGTCAAGCAG gtGTTCAATGCTGCAGAAGTGCCTATAGAATGGGAAGAACATTTTGTGGGAAACAAAGTAGATCCCAGGACAGAAAGCTTTTTGACATGGGAAAGTCTTGAATCAGTGCGGAGAAATGGCGTGGGCCTGAAAGGACCTATGGCTACACCTATAGGAAAAGGTCACCGATCTTTGAACCTTACTTTAAGGAAGGAACTTGGTCTCTATGCCAATGTTAGACCTTGCTATAGCCTTCCTGGCTACAAAACAAGATATGATGATGTCAATCTTGTTACTATCCGAGAAAACACAGAAGGGGAGTACAGTGGGCTTGAGCACCAG GTTGTAAGAGGTGTTGTTGAAAGCGTCAAGATCATTACCCGTCAAGCTAGTTCAAGGGTGGCGGAATATGCCTTTCATTATGCTAAAACTAATGGCAGACAAAGGGTCTCAGTTGTACACAAAGCAAACATCATGAGGAAGACTGATGGCTTATTTCTCAAG tGTTGCCGTGAAGTTGCTAAAAAATATCCTGATATAACGTATGAGGAAGTCGTAATTGATAACTGCTGTATGATG CTCGTGAAAAATCCTACACTCTTTGATGTGTTAGTGATGCCAAATCTCTATGGTGATATAATCAGTGATCTTTGTGCTGGCCTAATTGGGGGTTTGGGCTTAACTCCTAG CTGCAATATTGGTGAAGGTGGCATTGCTCTGGCAGAGGCTGTCCATGGTTCAGCCCCTGATATTGCTGGCAAG AACCTTGCCAATCCAACAGCCCTACTTCTGAGTGGTGTTGCCATGCTGCGGCATTTGAAGCTGACTGATAAAGCAGACCGCATCCATGATGCTATTCTTAACACCATTGCTGAAGGCAAACACCGAACTGTTGATCTTGGTGGGACTTCAACTACCACAGATTTTACAAAAGCAGTCTGTGATCATCTCTGA